The following are encoded in a window of Phaseolus vulgaris cultivar G19833 chromosome 3, P. vulgaris v2.0, whole genome shotgun sequence genomic DNA:
- the LOC137806076 gene encoding peptidyl-prolyl cis-trans isomerase CYP21-4-like — protein MGRIKPHVLLQQSKRKKGPSRISATTIIVCTSIIVMLMYFLFYRHWFNRTGLQPENYISVSEDENTLVESKKSDLPGYAVVITSKGSIIVELYKESAPEVVDEFIDLCQKGHFKGMLFHQVIKHYVIQAGHNKGPGATEDWNLLGKKYASMRHEAFMLGTSKGNYFNKGFDLFITTAPIPDLSEKLIVFGRVIKGEDIVQEIEEVDTDEHYQPKISIGILDVALKEIV, from the exons ATGGGGAGGATCAAACCTCATGTTCTTCTACAGCAAAGCAAAAGGAAGAAGGGGCCTTCTCGCATAAGTGCCACAACTATTATAGTCTGTACATCGATTATTGTCATGCTAATGTATTTCCTGTTTTATAGACATTGGTTCAACAG GACAGGACTTCAACCAGAGAACTACATATCAGTCTCTGAG GATGAAAATACACTTGTGGAATCCAAAAAATCTGATCTACCTGGATATGCA GTTGTAATTACCTCTAAAGGTTCTATTATAGTAGAACTTTATAAGGAAAGTGCCCCTGAAGTTGTTGATGAATTCATAGATTTATG TCAAAAAGGGCACTTCAAGGGGATGCTTTTTCACCAAGTAATTAAGCACTATGTAATTCAGGCAGGTCATAACAAAGGGCCTGGAGCTACTGAAGATTGGAACTTGTTAGgaaagaaatatgcaag TATGAGACATGAAGCATTCATGCTTGGAACTTCGAAGGGTAATTACTTCAACAAAGGATTTGATCTTTTCATCACAACTGCACCAATACCAGATCTAAGTGAAAAGCTTATCGTGTTTGGCCGAGTCATCAAGGGAGAGGATATTGTTCAG GAAATTGAAGAAGTGGATACAGATGAACATTACCAACCAAAAATTTCTATTGGGATACTTGATGTGGCTCTTAAAGAGATAGTGTGA